From a region of the Gossypium raimondii isolate GPD5lz chromosome 10, ASM2569854v1, whole genome shotgun sequence genome:
- the LOC105778340 gene encoding major strawberry allergen Fra a 1.08, with translation MGVFTYDYESTSPVAPVRLFKAFTIEAAKVWPTAAPNTVKSVEVEANPSSGSIVKINFVEGLPFQYMKHQIGGHDENNFSYSYSLIEGGPLGDKLEKISYENKFEAAASGGSICKSSMKFYTVGDNVITEDEIKALIKGSEGVYKPVEAYLLANPEACN, from the exons ATGGGTGTTTTCACTTATGACTATGAATCTACCTCTCCAGTCGCCCCTGTCAGGCTTTTCAAGGCCTTTACTATTGAAGCCGCCAAGGTTTGGCCCACAGCTGCCCCTAATACCGTCAAGAGTGTTGAGGTTGAAGCTAATCCTAGCTCAGGAAGCATCGTAAAGATCAATTTTGTTGAAG GCCTTCCATTCCAATATATGAAGCACCAGATAGGAGGACATGacgaaaataatttttcatatagcTACAGTTTAATCGAAGGTGGGCCCTTGGGGGACAAGCTTGAAAAAATCAGCTATGAAAACAAGTTTGAGGCAGCTGCAAGTGGAGGAAGCATTTGCAAAAGCTCGATGAAATTTTACACTGTTGGCGACAATGTAATCACTGAAGATGAAATCAAGGCTCTCATTAAAGGGAGTGAGGGAGTTTACAAGCCTGTTGAAGCTTACCTCTTGGCTAATCCCGAAGCCTGCAACTAA
- the LOC105778423 gene encoding LOW QUALITY PROTEIN: major strawberry allergen Fra a 1-3 (The sequence of the model RefSeq protein was modified relative to this genomic sequence to represent the inferred CDS: inserted 1 base in 1 codon): MGVVTYDYESTSPVAPSRLFKAFTVEAPKVWPTAAPNAVKSIEVEANPSSGSIXKINFVEGLPFQYMKHQIGGHDESNFSYSYDLIEGGPLGDKLEKISYENKFEAAAGGGSICKSSMKFYTVGDNVITEDEIKALIKGSEGVYKPVEAYLLANPESCN, encoded by the exons ATGGGTGTTGTCACTTATGACTATGAGTCTACCTCCCCAGTCGCCCCTTCCAGGCTTTTCAAGGCCTTTACTGTTGAAGCTCCGAAAGTTTGGCCCACGGCTGCACCTAATGCAGTCAAGAGTATTGAGGTTGAAGCTAATCCTAGCTCTGGAAGTA GTAAAATCAACTTTGTTGAAG gcCTTCCATTCCAATATATGAAGCACCAGATAGGAGGACATGATGAAAGTAATTTTTCATACAGTTACGATTTAATCGAAGGTGGGCCTTTGGGGGACAAACTTGAAAAAATCAGCTATGAGAACAAGTTTGAGGCAGCTGCAGGTGGAGGAAGTATTTGCAAGAGCTCAATGAAATTCTACACTGTTGGCGACAATGTAATCACTGAAGATGAAATCAAGGCTCTCATTAAGGGAAGTGAGGGAGTTTACAAGCCTGTTGAAGCTTATCTATTGGCTAATCCTGAATCCTGCAACTAG